One Kitasatospora sp. NBC_01287 DNA window includes the following coding sequences:
- a CDS encoding DUF3224 domain-containing protein yields MRSTGTFSVKNFVPTDVVPTPAVATGTPAGVATMEKHYEGEVVGHSATLFTAAFDQTTGVGTYLALESFEGSLHGRAGTFNFAHSATTTGSDRTAEFFTIVPSSGTGELTGITGAGGMTVDADGTHRVWFDYEIIG; encoded by the coding sequence ATGAGATCCACTGGAACGTTCAGCGTGAAGAACTTCGTCCCGACCGACGTGGTGCCGACCCCGGCCGTGGCCACCGGCACCCCGGCGGGTGTCGCGACGATGGAGAAGCACTACGAGGGCGAGGTCGTCGGCCACTCCGCCACCCTCTTCACCGCGGCGTTCGACCAGACGACCGGAGTCGGCACCTATCTGGCCCTGGAGTCCTTCGAGGGCTCGCTGCACGGCCGGGCCGGCACCTTCAACTTCGCGCACTCGGCGACGACCACGGGCAGCGACCGCACCGCCGAGTTCTTCACCATCGTCCCCTCCAGCGGCACCGGGGAGCTGACCGGCATCACCGGCGCCGGCGGGATGACGGTCGACGCCGATGGCACGCACCGGGTCTGGTTCGACTACGAGATCATCGGCTGA
- a CDS encoding class I SAM-dependent methyltransferase — translation MDIDDPKELVRRGYDALSSRYDEVYGSETKYQSWLSELCRRVPAGSRVLDLGCGSGVPVARDLTAAGCQVTGVDISDVQIRRARERVPRAEFVRADATTLDFGGGSFDAIVSFYALIHIPLEEQPPLLRKMASWLRPGGWFLGTTGHRAWTGLDENWLDGGTAMWWSHADTPTYRAWLTRAGLVVEQEEFVPEGEGGHALFWARRPES, via the coding sequence ATGGACATTGACGATCCCAAGGAGCTGGTCCGGCGCGGATACGACGCCCTGTCCTCGCGCTACGACGAGGTGTACGGCTCCGAGACGAAGTACCAGTCCTGGCTCAGCGAACTCTGTCGCCGCGTCCCGGCCGGAAGCAGGGTACTCGACCTGGGTTGTGGCAGCGGAGTGCCCGTCGCGCGTGACCTGACGGCCGCGGGGTGCCAGGTCACGGGCGTCGACATCAGCGACGTCCAGATCCGCAGGGCCCGCGAGCGCGTGCCGCGGGCGGAGTTCGTCCGCGCCGATGCCACGACCCTGGACTTCGGCGGCGGATCCTTCGACGCGATCGTCTCCTTCTACGCCCTGATCCACATCCCCCTGGAGGAACAGCCGCCGCTGCTGCGGAAGATGGCCTCGTGGCTGCGGCCCGGGGGATGGTTCCTGGGCACCACCGGGCACCGCGCGTGGACCGGACTCGACGAGAACTGGCTCGACGGCGGGACGGCCATGTGGTGGAGCCACGCGGACACCCCCACCTACCGGGCCTGGCTCACCCGCGCGGGCCTGGTGGTCGAACAGGAGGAGTTCGTCCCCGAGGGCGAAGGCGGACACGCGCTGTTCTGGGCCCGCCGTCCGGAGAGCTGA
- a CDS encoding DUF5994 family protein, protein MTTYLDQAATPVLPLEPQAATPGPSLEPLRTAARLSRAPDGVAPGRLDGAWWPRSRDLLVELPALADALAERWGQITRITVNPAQWPVIPGRIPITGHVVHAGWFTAEQDEHLIMVFSFGSRRLDLLVVPPETDVVDATRLLREAADPANGLTASGLMATSAGPAIPVGTATATATAAAVAPEFLTSSVAPADGSIAAARRAAVARTRAAAWPTPA, encoded by the coding sequence ATGACCACCTACCTCGATCAGGCGGCTACGCCTGTTCTCCCGCTCGAACCTCAGGCGGCTACGCCTGGCCCCTCGCTCGAACCCCTGCGCACAGCCGCGCGCCTCTCCCGGGCGCCCGACGGCGTCGCCCCCGGCCGCCTGGACGGCGCCTGGTGGCCGCGCTCGCGTGACCTCCTCGTCGAACTCCCCGCACTGGCTGATGCGTTGGCCGAGCGCTGGGGTCAGATCACCCGGATCACGGTGAACCCGGCGCAGTGGCCCGTCATCCCCGGGCGGATCCCGATCACGGGACACGTCGTGCACGCGGGCTGGTTCACCGCGGAGCAGGACGAGCACCTGATCATGGTGTTCTCCTTCGGCTCCCGCCGGCTCGACCTGCTGGTCGTCCCGCCGGAGACGGATGTCGTGGATGCCACGAGGCTGCTGCGTGAGGCCGCCGACCCCGCCAACGGCCTGACCGCGAGTGGTCTGATGGCCACCTCCGCGGGCCCCGCCATTCCTGTCGGCACTGCCACTGCCACTGCCACTGCCGCGGCCGTCGCCCCCGAGTTCCTGACGTCGTCCGTCGCGCCGGCCGACGGCTCGATCGCGGCGGCCAGGCGTGCGGCTGTCGCCCGGACCCGGGCCGCCGCCTGGCCGACCCCGGCGTAG
- the sbnB gene encoding 2,3-diaminopropionate biosynthesis protein SbnB, whose amino-acid sequence MSSFHVVDGTLTQEVIAASPAKILELVRDTYLQHSLGATVNPNSYFLRFPDQPSCRIIALPAHLGGEQPVSGIKWIASYPPNVERNLQRASAVLILNDAETGYPFACLEASQISAARTAASAALAVETLQPGDRPRTVLFVGAGVIGRTVSDFLAARDLAVGECLVYDHVEGYAETFADYLRTTHGWSQAQRAEDIDSALAMADLVVLATTAPAPWLSDEQTLRPDQLILNLSLRDIHPTVMIKCHNILDDLDHCLTAQTSPHLTELEYGTRDFIDGTLADVLSGKVTVHQDRTTIFSPFGLGVLDLAVGAHIYRTALEQGRATEIPGFFPDLARW is encoded by the coding sequence ATGAGCTCCTTCCATGTGGTCGACGGCACGCTCACCCAGGAGGTGATCGCCGCCTCGCCGGCGAAGATCCTGGAGTTGGTCCGCGACACCTACCTGCAGCACAGCCTGGGTGCCACGGTGAACCCGAACAGCTACTTCCTGCGGTTCCCCGACCAGCCCAGCTGCCGGATCATCGCGCTACCCGCGCACCTCGGCGGCGAGCAGCCGGTCTCCGGGATCAAGTGGATCGCCAGCTACCCGCCCAACGTCGAGCGCAACCTGCAGCGGGCCTCCGCCGTGCTGATCCTCAACGACGCGGAGACCGGCTACCCCTTCGCCTGCCTGGAGGCCTCGCAGATCAGCGCCGCCCGCACCGCCGCCTCGGCGGCGCTCGCGGTGGAGACCCTGCAGCCCGGCGACCGGCCGCGCACCGTCCTCTTCGTGGGCGCCGGAGTGATCGGGCGGACCGTCTCCGACTTCCTGGCCGCCCGCGACCTGGCGGTCGGCGAGTGCCTGGTCTACGACCACGTGGAGGGCTACGCCGAGACCTTCGCCGACTACCTGCGCACCACCCACGGCTGGTCGCAGGCGCAGCGGGCCGAGGACATCGACTCGGCGCTCGCCATGGCCGACCTGGTCGTCCTCGCCACCACCGCCCCCGCACCCTGGCTCAGCGACGAGCAGACGCTGCGCCCCGACCAGCTCATCCTCAACCTCTCGCTGCGGGACATCCACCCGACCGTGATGATCAAGTGCCACAACATCCTGGACGACCTGGACCACTGCCTGACCGCCCAGACCTCCCCGCACCTGACCGAACTCGAGTACGGCACCCGCGACTTCATCGACGGCACGCTGGCCGACGTGCTGAGCGGCAAGGTGACGGTCCATCAGGACCGCACCACCATCTTCTCCCCGTTCGGGCTGGGCGTGCTGGACCTGGCGGTCGGCGCGCACATCTACCGGACCGCGCTGGAGCAGGGCCGGGCCACCGAGATCCCCGGCTTCTTCCCCGACCTGGCCCGGTGGTGA
- the sbnA gene encoding 2,3-diaminopropionate biosynthesis protein SbnA, protein MIYQHTYDMVTDDIFLRLPELAPGADVFLKIEGLNPAGSVKLKTALSLIEDAEHRGLLAPGTRIIESSSGNLGIALSSICATKGYPFTCVVDPNTSTTSADHMRALGTEVVVVENLDANGGFLASRIAYIQQRTAADPGMLWLNQYANQANPRAHYEQTGRSMLKELQQIDYLFVGAGSTGTFVGCAQYLREYSPDTRIVAVDAVGSVIFGSRAGQRYLPGLGASRRPELCRPELADEVVLVAEPDAIRECRRLARDHGLLAGGSTGSVLAAIRHYAAGFPPGSRIAAVSPDLGERYLKTVYNDGWVAERFGALAG, encoded by the coding sequence ATGATCTACCAGCACACCTACGACATGGTCACCGACGACATCTTCCTCCGGCTGCCCGAACTGGCCCCGGGCGCGGACGTCTTCCTCAAGATCGAGGGCCTCAACCCGGCCGGCTCGGTCAAGCTCAAGACCGCGCTGAGCCTGATCGAGGACGCCGAGCACCGCGGCCTGCTGGCTCCCGGCACCCGGATCATCGAGTCCTCCTCCGGCAACCTCGGCATCGCGCTCAGCTCGATCTGCGCCACCAAGGGCTACCCCTTCACCTGCGTGGTCGACCCCAACACCTCGACCACCAGCGCCGACCACATGCGGGCGCTGGGCACCGAGGTCGTGGTGGTGGAGAACCTGGACGCCAACGGCGGCTTCCTGGCCTCCCGGATCGCCTACATCCAGCAGCGCACCGCCGCCGACCCGGGCATGCTCTGGCTCAACCAGTACGCCAACCAGGCCAACCCCCGTGCGCACTACGAGCAGACCGGGCGCAGCATGCTCAAGGAGCTGCAGCAGATCGACTACCTCTTCGTCGGGGCCGGCTCCACCGGCACCTTCGTCGGCTGCGCCCAGTACCTGCGGGAGTACTCGCCCGACACCCGGATCGTCGCGGTCGACGCCGTCGGCTCGGTGATCTTCGGCAGCCGCGCCGGCCAGCGCTACCTGCCGGGCCTGGGCGCCAGCCGCCGGCCGGAGCTGTGCCGGCCCGAACTCGCCGACGAGGTCGTGCTGGTGGCCGAGCCGGACGCGATCCGCGAGTGCCGCCGACTGGCCCGCGACCACGGCCTGCTGGCCGGCGGCTCCACCGGCTCGGTGCTCGCCGCGATCCGCCACTACGCGGCCGGCTTCCCGCCCGGCAGCCGGATCGCCGCCGTCTCGCCCGACCTGGGCGAGCGCTACCTCAAGACGGTCTACAACGACGGTTGGGTGGCGGAGCGGTTCGGCGCGCTCGCCGGCTGA
- a CDS encoding glutamate synthase-related protein: MTYLTAPGFPEDEVRRRARDGAAALFPPLEEYGTAVYGGTGASSATGASSATGASGASGGAAQPGDAIDALRLAPPLFMPGRLAKLIDLGREPLYSDVRLDTSFGGLASPLPVYVSALGSTRVANASLGISRQAGRLGIPMIIGENVAPMNGFRTSGDEHRKGLLERIHAYLEELPEGLGGICVQQSTEDANSEVWNQVYSDPAVGELLATGRLVFELKVGQGAKPGLGGLTMISEAAVAGLDDQYAIERLVADGPVLRCSSPGTFTEEIFRQQIHLMRNNYPRARCWVKLFPGRDVGHAAEVAWLAGADAVTVDGAEGGTGWAPSAFLDHVGLPLAECLRRVGPARGSLLASGRVWQGPRAVKLLALGASAVGLGRAALVAVDEDPEDGLERLLAALELEMKLLISALGKYSTAELGREDLWETAS, from the coding sequence GTGACGTACCTGACCGCACCCGGATTCCCCGAGGACGAGGTCCGCCGCCGGGCCCGCGACGGCGCGGCCGCCCTCTTCCCCCCGCTGGAGGAGTACGGCACCGCCGTGTACGGCGGCACCGGCGCCAGCAGTGCGACCGGCGCCAGCAGTGCGACCGGCGCAAGCGGTGCGAGCGGCGGCGCCGCGCAGCCCGGTGACGCGATCGACGCGCTGCGGCTGGCCCCGCCGCTCTTCATGCCCGGCCGGCTCGCCAAGCTGATCGACCTGGGCCGCGAGCCGCTCTACTCCGACGTCCGCCTGGACACCTCCTTCGGCGGTCTGGCCTCCCCGCTGCCGGTCTACGTCTCCGCGCTCGGCTCGACCCGGGTGGCCAACGCCAGCCTGGGGATCAGCCGCCAGGCCGGCCGGCTCGGCATCCCGATGATCATCGGGGAGAACGTCGCGCCGATGAACGGCTTCCGCACCAGCGGCGACGAGCACCGCAAGGGCCTGCTGGAGCGGATCCACGCCTACCTGGAGGAGCTGCCCGAGGGCCTGGGCGGCATCTGCGTCCAGCAGAGCACCGAGGACGCCAACTCCGAGGTCTGGAACCAGGTGTACAGCGACCCGGCGGTCGGCGAGCTGCTCGCCACCGGACGGCTGGTCTTCGAGCTGAAGGTCGGCCAGGGCGCCAAGCCGGGACTCGGCGGCCTCACCATGATCAGTGAGGCGGCGGTGGCCGGGCTGGACGACCAGTACGCCATCGAGCGGCTGGTCGCCGACGGACCGGTGCTGCGCTGCTCCTCCCCGGGCACCTTCACCGAGGAGATCTTCCGCCAGCAGATCCACCTGATGCGCAACAACTACCCGCGGGCCCGCTGCTGGGTGAAGCTCTTCCCCGGCCGCGACGTCGGCCACGCGGCCGAGGTCGCCTGGCTGGCCGGCGCGGACGCCGTCACCGTCGACGGCGCCGAGGGCGGCACCGGGTGGGCACCCAGCGCCTTCCTGGACCACGTCGGCCTGCCGCTCGCCGAGTGCCTGCGCCGGGTCGGCCCCGCCCGGGGCAGCCTGCTGGCCAGCGGCCGGGTCTGGCAGGGGCCGCGCGCGGTCAAGCTGCTCGCCCTCGGTGCCTCGGCCGTGGGGTTGGGCCGGGCGGCGCTGGTCGCGGTCGACGAGGACCCCGAGGACGGCCTCGAACGGCTGCTGGCCGCCCTGGAGTTGGAGATGAAGCTGCTCATCAGCGCGCTGGGCAAGTACAGCACGGCGGAACTCGGCCGTGAGGACCTGTGGGAGACCGCATCATGA
- a CDS encoding asparagine synthetase A: MTTQIDRPLTAVPAADALPLPRLHLADPRTRATLRIQQTLLAGAREFLRAGGSVEMAHPIIGPVTDPGSRGAKQADIDFYGHRYKLMTSAILYKQASLLTFDRIFLVAPNVRLEPIETSSTRRHLAEFRQIDVEVAGAGRDEAMDLVEGVIRHAVTKVLSENAEDLAVLERDTAALRAFVAQPFARLPHGEVVERLRAKGYPQAAGTEIEWQAEELISKDATAPFFVVGYPKGSRGFYDKESTTEPGTLLNFDLIAPEGCGELCSGSEREFEYAKIITRMRETGENPAKYAWYLDVVRNGIPNSAGFGIGVERLTRWVAGLDAVWEATAFPKLAGVVSP; the protein is encoded by the coding sequence ATGACCACCCAGATCGATCGGCCGCTGACGGCCGTCCCCGCCGCCGACGCCCTTCCGCTGCCCCGCCTGCACCTGGCCGACCCGCGCACCCGCGCCACGCTGCGCATCCAGCAGACCCTGCTGGCAGGCGCCCGCGAGTTCCTGCGGGCAGGCGGCTCGGTGGAGATGGCGCACCCGATCATCGGGCCGGTGACCGACCCCGGCTCGCGCGGCGCCAAGCAGGCCGACATCGACTTCTACGGCCACCGCTACAAGCTGATGACCAGTGCGATCCTCTACAAGCAGGCCTCGCTGCTCACCTTCGACCGGATCTTCCTGGTGGCGCCAAACGTCCGCCTGGAGCCGATCGAGACCAGCTCCACCCGCCGCCACCTGGCGGAGTTCCGGCAGATCGACGTCGAGGTGGCCGGGGCCGGGCGCGACGAGGCGATGGACCTGGTCGAGGGCGTCATCCGGCACGCCGTGACCAAGGTGCTGAGCGAGAACGCCGAGGACCTCGCGGTGCTGGAGCGCGACACCGCCGCGCTGCGCGCCTTCGTGGCCCAGCCGTTCGCCCGGCTGCCGCACGGCGAGGTTGTCGAGCGGCTGCGCGCCAAGGGCTATCCGCAGGCGGCCGGCACCGAGATCGAGTGGCAGGCCGAGGAGTTGATCTCCAAGGACGCCACGGCACCGTTCTTCGTGGTCGGCTACCCCAAGGGCTCGCGCGGCTTCTACGACAAGGAGAGCACCACCGAGCCCGGCACCCTGCTCAACTTCGACCTGATCGCCCCCGAGGGCTGCGGTGAGCTGTGCAGCGGCAGCGAGCGGGAGTTCGAGTACGCCAAGATCATCACCCGGATGCGGGAGACCGGCGAGAACCCGGCCAAGTACGCCTGGTACCTGGACGTGGTGCGCAACGGGATCCCGAACAGCGCCGGCTTCGGCATCGGCGTCGAGCGGCTGACCCGCTGGGTGGCCGGGCTGGACGCCGTGTGGGAGGCCACCGCCTTCCCGAAGCTCGCGGGGGTGGTCTCGCCGTGA
- a CDS encoding methylaspartate mutase — MRPAEPHRALELAAERASGPAGTFHAVLDAARRRGALVVQPRMGFSDPARMRAGLSATKAANATTVGTLTLDSFTRVGDFAAVDRALRERGPLNGYPIVNFPTATTTAMLAGLRGRDFPVQVRHGSPLPGRIVDALIEAGLDATEGGPISYCLPYSRTPVQRSVLAWQEACQKLAALREGGIEPHLESFGGCMLGQLCPPSLLIAITVLEGLFFRRHGIRSISLSYAQQTNEEQDREAVLALHEIAAELLGDTSWHVVIYAYMGLYPETEHGALNLVADAARLAVRTGSTRLIVKTAAEAHRIPSIAENVTALEVAARAAAGTGRRPAPPVDTGIKAEARALIEAVLDLNEDIGKALVRAFAQGYLDVPYCLHPDNAGRARSVISEQGRLEWSRTGSLPIGHLAPARRATQLTSTRLLHALSYVKSRYDDADHATDHAADHATLRRSA, encoded by the coding sequence ATGCGACCCGCTGAACCCCACCGCGCCCTGGAGCTCGCCGCCGAGCGAGCGAGCGGTCCGGCCGGTACCTTCCACGCGGTGCTGGACGCGGCCCGCCGCCGCGGCGCCCTGGTGGTCCAGCCCCGGATGGGCTTCAGCGACCCGGCCAGGATGCGGGCCGGGCTGAGCGCCACCAAGGCGGCCAACGCCACCACCGTCGGCACCCTCACCCTGGACAGCTTCACCCGGGTGGGCGACTTCGCCGCCGTCGACCGCGCGCTGCGCGAGCGCGGGCCGCTCAACGGCTACCCGATCGTCAACTTCCCCACCGCCACCACCACGGCGATGCTGGCTGGCCTGCGCGGGCGGGACTTCCCCGTCCAGGTCCGGCACGGCTCCCCGCTGCCCGGCCGGATCGTCGACGCGCTGATCGAGGCAGGCCTCGACGCCACCGAGGGCGGCCCGATCTCCTACTGCCTGCCCTACAGCCGCACCCCCGTGCAGCGCTCGGTGCTGGCCTGGCAGGAGGCCTGCCAGAAGCTCGCCGCGCTGCGCGAGGGCGGCATCGAGCCGCACCTGGAGAGCTTCGGCGGCTGCATGCTGGGCCAGCTCTGCCCGCCCTCGCTGCTGATCGCGATCACCGTGCTGGAGGGCCTCTTCTTCCGGCGCCACGGGATCCGCAGCATCTCGCTGAGCTACGCCCAGCAGACCAACGAGGAGCAGGACCGGGAGGCCGTGCTCGCGCTGCACGAGATCGCGGCGGAGCTGCTGGGCGACACCAGCTGGCACGTCGTCATCTACGCCTACATGGGCCTCTACCCGGAGACCGAGCACGGCGCGCTGAACCTGGTGGCCGACGCCGCCCGGCTCGCGGTGCGCACCGGCTCCACCCGGCTGATCGTCAAGACCGCCGCGGAGGCCCACCGGATCCCCTCGATCGCGGAGAACGTGACCGCGCTCGAAGTGGCCGCCCGGGCCGCCGCCGGCACCGGACGCCGCCCGGCGCCGCCCGTCGACACCGGGATCAAGGCCGAGGCCCGCGCGCTGATCGAGGCGGTGCTCGACCTCAACGAGGACATCGGCAAGGCGCTGGTGCGGGCCTTCGCCCAGGGCTACCTGGACGTGCCGTACTGCCTGCACCCGGACAACGCCGGCCGCGCCCGGAGCGTGATCTCCGAGCAGGGCCGCCTGGAGTGGAGCCGCACCGGCTCGCTGCCGATCGGCCACCTGGCACCCGCCCGCCGCGCCACCCAGCTGACCTCGACCCGCCTGCTGCACGCCCTGAGCTATGTGAAGTCCCGCTACGACGATGCCGACCACGCCACCGACCACGCCGCCGACCACGCCACGCTGCGCCGCAGCGCCTGA
- a CDS encoding cobalamin B12-binding domain-containing protein: protein MVLRQQPQSNAPTPGAGTHSAGKRKVVLSTIPSDSHTWNLLFLQLLLEEHGCAVTNLGACVPVATLVGESAQSRPDLIVISTVNGHGLHEGQDLARAVRASAELRQVPLVIGGKIDTAGSGADTDFLPLFEAGFDAVLVGETAVPELLALLDRLPAAAALAPSAAALARKAYAHATR from the coding sequence GTGGTACTGCGGCAGCAGCCCCAGAGCAACGCGCCAACGCCCGGCGCGGGCACGCACAGCGCCGGAAAGCGCAAGGTCGTACTGAGCACCATCCCGTCCGATTCGCACACCTGGAACCTGCTGTTCCTGCAACTGCTGCTGGAGGAGCACGGCTGTGCCGTCACCAACCTGGGCGCCTGCGTTCCGGTGGCCACGCTGGTCGGCGAGTCGGCGCAGAGCCGGCCCGATCTGATCGTGATCAGCACCGTCAACGGCCACGGCCTGCACGAGGGCCAGGACCTGGCCCGCGCGGTGCGGGCCAGCGCCGAGCTGCGCCAGGTGCCGCTGGTGATCGGCGGCAAGATCGACACCGCCGGATCGGGCGCCGACACCGACTTCCTGCCGCTCTTCGAGGCGGGCTTCGACGCGGTGCTGGTGGGTGAGACGGCCGTGCCGGAGCTGCTGGCGCTGCTGGACCGGCTGCCGGCCGCCGCCGCGCTCGCGCCGTCGGCCGCCGCCCTGGCCCGGAAGGCGTACGCCCATGCGACCCGCTGA